From Homalodisca vitripennis isolate AUS2020 chromosome 1, UT_GWSS_2.1, whole genome shotgun sequence, the proteins below share one genomic window:
- the LOC124354740 gene encoding uncharacterized protein LOC124354740, which yields MGLIDRVEVARHRPVSGSSKQNTSSYKYFAMKDNTRVPVCRKAFINLHAITSKALYRLTKLKEANNTPEDRRGKHDKRVNAKSAEITGLIHSHITSFPTKISHYTTTPQTYLDAHLTVSKMHDLFINKYPHLCGEVKYELKTR from the exons ATGGGACTTATTGATAGAGTAGAGGTAGCAAGGCATAGGCCAGTGTCCGGAAGCTCCAAACAAAACACTTCATCTTATAAATACTTTGCAATGAAGGACAATACTCGTGTTCCTGTTTGTCGCAAAGCGTTTATTAATTTGCACGCTATTACAAGTAAGGCCCTATATAGATTGACTAAATTGAAAGAAGCAAATAACACCCCAGAAGATCGAAGGGGAAAACATGACAAAAGAGTGAACGCCAAATCTGCAGAAATAACTGGTCTTATTCATAGCCACATAACCTCATTTCCTACCAAGATCTCCCACTACACTACAACTCCACAAACGTACTTAGATGCTCATTTGACAGTTTCAAAAATGCACgacctttttataaacaaatatccaCATTTGTGTGGTGAGGTTAAGTATGAGTT AAAAACTAGATGA